From Pseudobdellovibrio exovorus JSS, a single genomic window includes:
- a CDS encoding purine-nucleoside phosphorylase yields the protein MVIEKLTETVGFLKSRIKNKPRIGVILGSGLGHFVQHMQIEVALPFGDIPNFIPPTVEGHSGNLIFGKIEGIDLVVLQGRLHYYEGHSMETVVFPARVMALLGIEILVVTNSAGGYGDGMKAGDFMIIEDHINLMGNNPLMGPNIKELGPRFPDMTQAYDPELIETAERIFRSQKTFFHKGIYVGVTGPTYETPSEIKMFKAIGGKAVGMSTVPEVIAANHFGLRVAAISCITNLAAGVSEKKLTHDEVTETAKKVEQKFCAFLTEFVTKI from the coding sequence ATGGTTATCGAAAAACTCACTGAAACCGTTGGTTTTCTAAAGTCTCGTATTAAAAACAAACCTCGCATCGGTGTGATCTTAGGCTCGGGCTTAGGACATTTTGTACAGCACATGCAAATCGAAGTGGCCTTGCCTTTTGGTGACATTCCCAACTTTATCCCTCCGACAGTTGAAGGCCACTCGGGCAATTTGATCTTTGGTAAAATCGAAGGAATTGACCTTGTTGTTTTACAAGGACGTCTGCACTACTACGAAGGTCATTCGATGGAAACAGTGGTCTTTCCGGCGCGTGTGATGGCTCTTTTAGGAATTGAAATTCTAGTGGTGACCAACTCTGCCGGTGGTTATGGTGACGGCATGAAGGCCGGTGACTTTATGATCATCGAAGATCACATCAACTTGATGGGCAACAATCCATTGATGGGTCCGAACATTAAAGAGTTAGGTCCTCGTTTCCCAGATATGACTCAAGCTTATGATCCTGAGTTGATTGAAACAGCCGAGCGTATTTTCCGCTCACAAAAAACATTCTTCCACAAAGGCATCTACGTTGGCGTCACAGGGCCAACTTACGAAACTCCTTCTGAAATCAAAATGTTCAAAGCTATCGGAGGAAAAGCCGTCGGTATGTCGACTGTTCCTGAAGTGATCGCGGCGAACCACTTCGGACTTCGTGTCGCAGCGATTTCATGTATTACGAACTTAGCTGCAGGTGTTTCTGAAAAGAAATTAACTCACGACGAAGTAACCGAGACAGCAAAAAAAGTAGAACAAAAGTTCTGCGCGTTTTTGACTGAGTTCGTGACGAAGATTTAA
- a CDS encoding S8 family peptidase has product MKSEFRIFSIITISMLLAACGAKTTETVFPTQAAGMCGQGASENRLEDRFIVQWEDGSFTIENASSADEFRSGFVRKNLAYIKHVDHDYRVQIRTVASEDASESGNDTASEADSGNVDMLSSLNWGPYSIQADSVWNDGVLGDGVLVGVVDGMVDVGHNQLADNIYINTNEIPDNGIDDDGNGFVDDYKGIKVNAGVNSPALNRHGTHVAGIVSADPDFGPVSGVAPRAKVVPAQFIGNDGSGSIGDAIIALNYVASRGAKIINMSWGLGSCVQVPNLQATLKQLNDRGILLVTASGNGDSNGFGVNMDVSPAYPSAYNFTNQINVAASSRQSALLSFSNYGVKNVHVAAPGGGIYSTTPNNQIETMSGTSMAAPMVSGAAALLWSAIPSATAAQIKQALISSVELPPSPLKVYSGGIINVYRALSELKSLTSQ; this is encoded by the coding sequence TTGAAATCGGAGTTTCGGATATTTTCAATCATCACAATCAGTATGCTGCTAGCAGCTTGTGGTGCGAAAACGACCGAAACAGTATTTCCGACTCAGGCCGCTGGAATGTGTGGACAAGGCGCCAGCGAAAATCGCCTTGAAGATCGCTTCATCGTTCAATGGGAAGATGGTTCCTTCACTATAGAAAATGCCTCATCAGCAGATGAGTTCCGCAGCGGCTTCGTCAGAAAAAATCTGGCTTACATCAAACACGTGGATCACGACTACCGCGTGCAAATCCGCACTGTTGCCTCTGAAGACGCTTCTGAAAGCGGTAATGATACAGCTTCTGAAGCTGATAGTGGTAACGTGGATATGTTGTCCTCTTTAAACTGGGGACCTTATAGCATCCAAGCGGATAGCGTGTGGAATGACGGCGTCCTTGGCGATGGTGTCTTAGTTGGCGTTGTCGATGGCATGGTCGATGTCGGACACAATCAATTAGCTGATAATATCTATATCAACACAAACGAAATCCCTGATAATGGCATCGACGATGACGGCAATGGTTTTGTCGATGACTACAAAGGCATTAAAGTGAATGCCGGAGTAAACAGCCCCGCATTAAACCGACACGGAACTCACGTGGCGGGGATCGTCTCTGCCGACCCTGACTTTGGTCCAGTTTCTGGAGTGGCTCCCCGTGCAAAAGTAGTCCCTGCTCAATTTATTGGTAACGACGGCAGTGGCTCGATCGGTGACGCCATCATCGCCTTAAATTATGTGGCCAGTCGCGGTGCTAAAATCATCAACATGAGCTGGGGCTTGGGCTCTTGTGTACAAGTGCCAAACTTACAGGCGACCTTAAAACAACTGAATGATCGTGGGATTTTACTGGTAACCGCTTCTGGTAACGGCGACTCTAATGGTTTCGGTGTGAATATGGATGTGTCTCCGGCGTATCCATCGGCTTACAACTTCACCAATCAGATCAATGTGGCCGCGTCTAGTCGCCAAAGTGCCTTACTGAGCTTTTCTAACTATGGCGTTAAAAACGTGCATGTGGCGGCTCCGGGTGGAGGAATCTACTCGACAACTCCGAATAACCAAATTGAAACCATGAGTGGTACCAGCATGGCCGCCCCGATGGTTTCCGGCGCTGCTGCTTTGTTATGGAGCGCCATCCCCTCAGCTACCGCGGCTCAGATCAAACAGGCTTTAATTAGCTCGGTGGAGCTGCCTCCATCTCCGCTAAAAGTTTACAGCGGTGGCATCATCAATGTTTACCGCGCGCTGTCTGAGCTGAAATCGTTGACCTCGCAATAG
- the asnS gene encoding asparagine--tRNA ligase, giving the protein MRIYISDLKDHVGQTIELKGWAYQTRASKKVKFLELRDGTGIVSCVFFPADCGEENFNNFEQITQESSLKVTGEVRQHPKHANVYEIAVKHFEIIGKSENYPITPKEHGTDFLMENRHLWIRSKRQHAVLRVRHEIVMAIRDFFDGRGFTLTDAPIFTPAACEGTSNLFETKYFDDKMYLSQSGQLYMEATARAFGKVYCFGPTFRAEKSKTRRHLIEFWMVEPEVAFNDMYDNMDLAEQFTEYIVQRVLKNRAEELRVLERDITKLEPIKGPFPRLHYKEACEIIKKENPEFIIGDDFGAPDETIISSQFDKPVFVHHYPQAIKAFYMKEDPKEPGYAMGCDMLATEGYGEVIGGGQREESVEVLIQRIKEHGLDQKDFEWYLDIRRYGSVPSSGFGLGLERAVTWICGLPHVRETGSFPRLYGRAYP; this is encoded by the coding sequence ATGAGAATCTATATCAGCGACTTGAAAGATCATGTCGGTCAGACCATTGAACTTAAAGGATGGGCTTACCAAACTCGCGCATCAAAAAAAGTAAAATTCCTAGAACTACGTGATGGAACCGGAATCGTTTCTTGCGTTTTCTTCCCAGCAGATTGCGGAGAAGAAAATTTCAACAACTTCGAACAAATCACTCAAGAGTCTTCATTAAAAGTAACAGGCGAAGTTCGCCAGCATCCGAAGCACGCCAATGTTTACGAAATCGCCGTGAAGCATTTTGAAATCATCGGCAAATCAGAAAACTACCCGATCACTCCGAAAGAACACGGCACAGACTTCTTGATGGAAAACCGCCACCTTTGGATTCGCTCAAAACGCCAACACGCGGTTTTACGTGTACGTCACGAAATCGTGATGGCCATCCGCGATTTCTTTGATGGACGCGGCTTCACGTTGACCGATGCGCCGATCTTCACTCCTGCGGCCTGCGAAGGGACTTCAAATTTATTTGAAACAAAATACTTCGACGACAAAATGTACTTGTCGCAATCTGGTCAGCTTTACATGGAAGCCACAGCCCGCGCGTTCGGTAAAGTGTACTGCTTCGGCCCAACATTCCGCGCAGAGAAATCTAAAACTCGTCGTCACTTGATTGAGTTCTGGATGGTCGAACCTGAAGTGGCGTTCAACGACATGTACGACAACATGGACTTGGCTGAACAATTCACTGAGTACATCGTTCAACGTGTTTTGAAAAACCGCGCCGAAGAATTGCGTGTTCTTGAGCGTGACATAACAAAACTAGAACCGATCAAAGGACCTTTCCCTCGCCTTCACTACAAAGAGGCCTGTGAAATTATCAAAAAAGAAAATCCTGAGTTTATCATCGGCGACGATTTCGGTGCGCCGGATGAAACGATTATCTCGTCACAGTTCGACAAACCGGTGTTCGTGCATCACTATCCTCAGGCGATCAAAGCTTTCTACATGAAAGAAGATCCAAAAGAGCCGGGATATGCTATGGGTTGCGACATGCTTGCAACTGAAGGTTACGGCGAAGTGATCGGCGGCGGACAACGTGAAGAGAGCGTTGAAGTTCTGATCCAAAGAATCAAAGAACATGGTTTAGATCAAAAAGATTTCGAATGGTACTTGGACATCCGTCGCTACGGAAGTGTTCCGAGTTCTGGATTCGGATTAGGTCTTGAGCGTGCTGTCACATGGATCTGCGGTCTTCCGCACGTGCGTGAAACAGGATCGTTCCCAAGATTGTACGGTCGCGCTTACCCATAA
- a CDS encoding acyl-CoA carboxylase subunit beta, whose amino-acid sequence MTEMMQKKIAELEKRNELAMAGGGPEKKAKHKQGGRLTARERLDVLLDPGSFVEMDRFVTHRCTNFGMEKNKPYGDGIITGYGRINGKLVYVSSQDFTVTGGSMSRTQANKICKVMDLAIKNGAPFISINDSGGARIQEGIESLGGYADIFTRNVMGSGVIPQITAIMGPCAGGAVYSPSITDFVFMVENTSYMFVTGPDVIKAVTHEEVTKEQLGGAATHSQKSGVAHFTAKDDKHCLLLIRELMGFLPSNNLDDSAALATKDRPDRIVDSLNALIPDNPKKPYDMLQLISEVVDEGYFLEIHKHFAQNIIVGYARFNGRPVGIVANQPQVLAGCLNIEASRKAARFIRFCDAFNIPIVSFVDVPGFLPGKDQEWNGIITHGAKLLYAYAEASVPKVTLITRKAYGGAYIVMGSKLLRSDVNLAYPSAEIAVMGAEGAVNIIQREAIAKAKDPATERARLTAEYEEMFSNPYVSAELGYTDEVIEPALTRKRIIDSLEMLKNKRDIIPPKKHGNIPL is encoded by the coding sequence ATGACGGAAATGATGCAAAAAAAGATCGCTGAGCTGGAAAAACGCAACGAGCTGGCTATGGCTGGCGGCGGTCCAGAGAAAAAAGCCAAACACAAACAAGGCGGACGCTTAACGGCCCGCGAACGTCTGGATGTTCTTCTTGATCCGGGAAGTTTTGTCGAGATGGATCGTTTCGTCACCCATCGCTGCACGAACTTCGGCATGGAAAAAAACAAACCTTACGGCGATGGCATCATCACGGGATACGGACGCATCAACGGCAAGTTGGTTTACGTGTCGTCGCAAGATTTCACTGTCACTGGTGGTTCGATGTCGCGTACACAGGCGAACAAGATCTGCAAGGTCATGGACTTGGCGATCAAAAACGGTGCGCCTTTTATTTCTATCAATGACTCCGGCGGAGCTCGCATCCAAGAGGGTATCGAATCTTTGGGTGGTTACGCTGACATCTTCACTCGCAACGTGATGGGTTCTGGCGTGATTCCACAGATCACCGCGATCATGGGGCCATGTGCTGGTGGAGCGGTTTATTCTCCGTCCATTACTGATTTTGTTTTCATGGTCGAAAATACCAGTTACATGTTTGTGACCGGACCAGATGTGATCAAAGCCGTGACTCACGAAGAAGTGACAAAAGAACAACTGGGCGGAGCCGCCACCCACTCGCAAAAATCAGGTGTGGCTCACTTCACCGCGAAAGACGACAAGCACTGCCTGTTATTAATTCGCGAATTGATGGGCTTTCTTCCGTCAAATAATTTAGATGACTCAGCAGCACTGGCGACAAAAGATCGTCCAGACCGCATTGTAGATTCGTTGAATGCCTTAATTCCGGATAATCCAAAAAAGCCTTACGACATGCTTCAGTTGATTTCTGAAGTGGTCGACGAAGGTTATTTCTTAGAAATTCACAAACACTTCGCACAGAACATCATTGTCGGTTACGCGCGCTTCAACGGACGTCCTGTGGGCATCGTGGCGAACCAACCACAGGTGCTGGCAGGGTGTTTAAATATCGAAGCCTCACGTAAAGCGGCGCGCTTTATCCGTTTCTGTGATGCTTTCAATATTCCAATTGTCAGCTTCGTAGATGTTCCGGGATTCCTTCCGGGTAAAGATCAAGAGTGGAATGGTATTATCACTCACGGGGCTAAGTTGTTGTACGCTTACGCCGAAGCTTCTGTTCCAAAAGTAACGCTGATCACACGCAAAGCCTACGGCGGAGCTTACATCGTCATGGGTTCGAAGCTTCTTAGAAGTGATGTGAACTTAGCTTACCCGTCAGCGGAAATCGCCGTGATGGGAGCCGAAGGCGCCGTGAACATCATTCAACGTGAAGCGATTGCCAAAGCCAAAGATCCAGCGACTGAACGCGCTCGCCTAACGGCTGAGTACGAAGAGATGTTCAGCAATCCGTATGTATCCGCAGAATTGGGTTATACCGATGAAGTGATCGAGCCGGCGTTAACTCGTAAGCGCATTATTGATTCGCTTGAGATGTTAAAAAACAAACGCGACATCATTCCGCCGAAAAAACACGGCAACATTCCGCTATAA
- the accC gene encoding acetyl-CoA carboxylase biotin carboxylase subunit has protein sequence MITPPFKKILIANRGEIAIRITRACRELGIGSVAVFSDADRDSLHVFLADEAYHIGPSPSKESYLNYRKILDVAKQSGADAIHPGYGFLSENPTFARACKEAGIVFIGPTPENMEAMGDKLSAKAQMKKAGVPLVPGSDGAIETIEEAQEVVKKIGYPIIIKASAGGGGKGMRVVRADHELESAFRACRSEGLNYFANPAVYIERFINDPKHIEIQVFGDTHGNVVHLFERECSVQRRHQKIIEESPSPSVPNDVRLKMGDASVKAAKSINYIGAGTIEFIFDNKTKEFFFMEMNTRLQVEHPITEQVTGHDLVKEQIWVAKGNPLSFTQDEVKQTGHAIEARICAEDPETYQPHPGVIRACRHPQGPFLRMDSYAYPGYEVPIYYDPMIAKVITWGDTREEAIDRMERALSEFVLTGIKTNIVLHKTILQHPKFLDGSYTTQFIEKNFEVLEPEIFKEIEDPLFLISAAITAYQDRQSKDVRRLNVASNWRRIGRKMQLRT, from the coding sequence ATGATTACTCCTCCATTTAAAAAAATTCTGATTGCCAATCGCGGTGAAATCGCGATCCGCATCACACGCGCTTGCCGCGAGCTGGGCATCGGTTCCGTTGCTGTTTTCAGTGACGCTGACCGCGACAGCCTGCATGTGTTTTTGGCCGATGAGGCCTACCATATCGGGCCGTCTCCGTCGAAAGAGAGCTATCTGAACTATCGTAAGATCTTAGACGTGGCGAAGCAGTCCGGAGCCGATGCAATTCATCCGGGTTACGGATTTCTTTCGGAAAATCCAACATTTGCACGTGCCTGCAAAGAAGCTGGTATTGTGTTTATTGGGCCGACTCCAGAAAATATGGAGGCCATGGGCGATAAACTTTCAGCCAAAGCGCAGATGAAAAAGGCCGGAGTTCCTCTAGTTCCAGGGAGCGATGGCGCGATTGAAACTATCGAAGAGGCTCAGGAAGTCGTCAAAAAAATCGGCTATCCGATTATCATCAAAGCGTCAGCTGGCGGTGGCGGTAAAGGGATGCGTGTGGTCCGTGCTGATCACGAATTGGAAAGTGCGTTCCGCGCCTGCCGCTCGGAAGGTCTGAATTATTTTGCTAATCCTGCCGTTTACATTGAACGCTTTATCAACGATCCGAAACACATTGAAATTCAAGTTTTCGGCGATACTCATGGAAACGTGGTTCATCTTTTTGAGCGCGAATGTTCTGTGCAGCGTCGTCATCAAAAGATTATTGAAGAGTCTCCGTCACCAAGTGTGCCGAACGATGTTCGTTTAAAAATGGGTGATGCTTCTGTCAAAGCGGCGAAGTCGATCAACTACATCGGCGCAGGAACTATTGAATTTATTTTCGATAACAAAACCAAAGAATTTTTCTTCATGGAGATGAACACTCGCCTGCAAGTGGAACATCCAATCACGGAACAGGTCACGGGACACGATCTGGTGAAAGAACAAATCTGGGTGGCAAAAGGCAATCCTTTAAGTTTCACTCAGGATGAAGTGAAACAGACAGGTCATGCCATCGAAGCGCGTATTTGCGCCGAAGATCCAGAGACCTATCAGCCACACCCCGGCGTCATCCGCGCCTGCCGCCATCCTCAAGGGCCGTTCTTGCGTATGGACTCTTATGCCTACCCTGGCTATGAAGTTCCTATTTATTACGATCCAATGATTGCGAAAGTGATCACATGGGGAGACACCCGCGAAGAAGCCATTGATCGTATGGAGCGCGCTTTATCTGAGTTTGTGTTAACAGGAATTAAAACCAATATCGTTTTACATAAAACTATCTTGCAACATCCGAAATTTTTAGATGGCAGCTACACGACTCAGTTTATTGAAAAAAACTTTGAAGTGTTAGAACCAGAAATCTTTAAAGAGATCGAAGATCCGTTATTCTTAATTTCGGCGGCGATCACCGCTTATCAAGATCGTCAGTCAAAAGATGTAAGACGTTTAAATGTAGCCTCGAACTGGCGCCGTATTGGTCGCAAGATGCAATTGCGCACCTAA
- a CDS encoding acetyl-CoA carboxylase biotin carboxyl carrier protein subunit yields MYFEAELRGRKYKVDVIEGRHNWKVSLQQEGQEWKHYDIPKKDFRNAEEYISFLFEGKSYLIDVLGQDTEYTVFTRNSFRMIKIFNDEMLLHESLKKGGGFGGDDQLKSGMPGKIIEIFVKEGDEVKAGKPLLIMEAMKMENEMRAANDVVIKEICVKQGDSVESGAVLIKFEKKA; encoded by the coding sequence ATGTACTTTGAAGCCGAACTTAGAGGTAGAAAATATAAAGTCGATGTGATCGAAGGCCGTCACAATTGGAAGGTGTCTTTACAGCAGGAAGGTCAAGAGTGGAAACACTATGATATTCCTAAAAAAGACTTCCGTAACGCCGAGGAATACATCAGCTTTTTGTTTGAAGGCAAATCTTATCTGATTGATGTCTTGGGACAAGATACTGAATATACTGTATTTACTCGTAACTCATTCCGTATGATTAAAATTTTCAACGATGAAATGTTATTACATGAATCTTTGAAAAAAGGCGGAGGCTTCGGCGGAGACGACCAATTGAAGTCCGGCATGCCAGGAAAAATTATCGAAATCTTTGTAAAAGAGGGTGACGAAGTAAAAGCCGGCAAGCCATTATTAATTATGGAAGCCATGAAAATGGAAAATGAAATGCGCGCCGCGAACGATGTCGTCATTAAAGAAATCTGTGTGAAACAGGGCGACTCGGTTGAATCAGGTGCGGTTCTAATTAAATTTGAAAAGAAAGCTTAA
- a CDS encoding DoxX family protein, which translates to MDSIKKLINNPDLGKLIFRLFVGLSMAFAHGLGKLPPPEQLVQGVASMGFPAAGVFAWLAGLSEFAGGLLIAVGLFTRHSALFLGFTMATAGFVAHSADPFRVKELAFLYLASCVLLFFAGAGKYSLDRIIRKK; encoded by the coding sequence ATGGACAGCATCAAGAAATTAATCAACAACCCAGATTTGGGTAAACTTATCTTCCGCCTATTCGTCGGCTTAAGCATGGCTTTCGCTCATGGTTTGGGTAAATTACCTCCACCAGAACAATTAGTTCAAGGCGTAGCTTCTATGGGCTTCCCTGCAGCTGGTGTTTTTGCATGGTTGGCAGGTTTAAGTGAATTCGCCGGCGGTCTTTTAATCGCTGTAGGTCTTTTCACTCGTCATTCAGCCTTATTCTTAGGTTTCACTATGGCGACTGCGGGTTTTGTAGCTCACAGTGCAGATCCATTCCGCGTGAAAGAACTTGCCTTCCTTTACTTAGCATCATGCGTGTTATTGTTCTTCGCTGGTGCCGGCAAATACTCTTTAGACAGAATCATCAGAAAAAAATAA
- the tatC gene encoding twin-arginine translocase subunit TatC has product MNHLDNQNESQDRNMSLIDHLSELRVRMTRSAYAIFIGMLICWGFSEQVFDFIRTPIQQYLPTGGLVFTAPMDKFMAHIKISFVVGLLLSAPFWLYQIWSFVAPALYRREKRLATGFIFFGTLQFVMGLAFSYYIVFPMAFKFLMGFGGSIDKPMITIEHYLGFVTRTAIVFGLCFQLPVLISFLGMLGLVSQRFLKEKRRFAVVGIAAVSAIAAPPDALSMILLLVPMWALYEVSIVVVGIFERKKAAEEAENAEKSLVPKA; this is encoded by the coding sequence ATGAACCATCTTGATAATCAAAATGAATCTCAAGACAGAAATATGTCGCTGATCGATCATCTTTCAGAACTGCGCGTTCGCATGACACGCTCTGCGTATGCAATTTTTATTGGGATGTTGATCTGCTGGGGATTCAGCGAACAGGTTTTTGATTTTATTAGAACTCCGATCCAACAGTACTTGCCTACGGGTGGATTGGTTTTCACCGCACCGATGGATAAGTTCATGGCTCACATCAAAATTTCTTTTGTCGTGGGTTTGCTATTGTCGGCGCCATTTTGGTTATATCAAATTTGGAGCTTCGTCGCGCCAGCTTTATACCGCCGCGAAAAGCGTTTAGCGACAGGATTTATTTTCTTCGGGACGCTTCAGTTTGTGATGGGTCTTGCTTTCAGTTACTACATCGTATTTCCAATGGCCTTCAAGTTCTTGATGGGTTTTGGTGGAAGCATCGATAAACCGATGATCACCATCGAGCACTATTTAGGATTTGTGACTCGTACCGCGATTGTTTTTGGTCTTTGCTTTCAACTTCCGGTTTTAATTTCATTCTTGGGAATGTTGGGTTTAGTCAGTCAGCGCTTCCTAAAAGAAAAGCGCCGTTTTGCTGTCGTGGGGATTGCCGCCGTTTCGGCAATAGCGGCACCGCCGGATGCTCTGAGTATGATTTTACTTCTTGTGCCGATGTGGGCACTTTATGAGGTTTCGATTGTTGTGGTTGGAATCTTCGAAAGAAAGAAAGCCGCAGAAGAAGCTGAAAACGCTGAAAAATCTTTGGTCCCAAAAGCCTAA
- a CDS encoding twin-arginine translocase TatA/TatE family subunit — MSFSHMLILIIIAVIVIPPDKLPEVARQFARFVNDLKRHTGGIWDDIKRDAMLKPEDLFKYNPNKSPDSYQQQNAQMSQPQPPSTQPSNGHEPFIEESTTTAQADKADKKDEPS, encoded by the coding sequence ATGAGTTTTTCTCACATGCTAATACTGATCATCATTGCTGTGATCGTGATACCACCGGATAAGCTTCCAGAAGTGGCTCGTCAGTTTGCACGTTTCGTGAATGATCTGAAACGCCATACGGGTGGAATCTGGGACGACATCAAGCGCGACGCGATGTTAAAACCAGAAGATCTTTTTAAATATAATCCGAATAAGTCTCCGGACTCCTATCAACAGCAGAATGCCCAAATGAGCCAACCGCAACCACCTTCAACTCAGCCATCGAATGGACATGAGCCATTTATTGAAGAGTCAACGACTACAGCACAAGCAGATAAAGCGGACAAAAAAGATGAACCATCTTGA
- a CDS encoding CpaF family protein, whose translation MAIDFGPIKSLMDSSDISEVMINAWSKIYAEHKGLLIATSAKFIDARQFEELLHSILAADKKDPQQGLFFDGVIHPYGYRYNITFPPMSPRGPSLTIRKFNVKNFTLQDLIKSDFISGSAAQFLHFAVQSRLSIIISGGTGSGKTSFLNTLGSMIPQSERIVSIEDVAELRLNHPNWLPLQAVRQDVLGETRSVTPRDCLVNALRMRPDRIIVGECRKDETFDMLQAMNTGHDGSMTTVHGNTPSEALLRLESLVQFSGIDLPIRHLRMQMSKGIDLVIQIRRRADGKREVSEIIELTGMEGEVISRSPIYERNRNGELASVGYVPRSLDKINREKTLLPASHFTKPPTSTNPTVTKKAS comes from the coding sequence ATGGCTATAGATTTCGGTCCTATCAAAAGCTTAATGGATTCCAGCGATATTTCAGAAGTGATGATCAATGCATGGAGCAAAATTTACGCGGAACACAAAGGGCTTTTGATTGCAACAAGCGCCAAATTTATTGATGCCCGTCAGTTTGAAGAATTACTTCATTCCATCTTAGCCGCAGACAAAAAAGATCCGCAACAGGGGCTCTTCTTTGATGGCGTGATTCATCCCTATGGTTATCGCTACAACATTACGTTTCCTCCGATGTCGCCTCGTGGACCGAGTTTAACTATTCGTAAATTCAACGTAAAAAACTTTACGTTACAGGATTTAATAAAGTCTGATTTTATCAGTGGCTCGGCGGCGCAGTTTCTACACTTTGCCGTACAAAGTCGTTTAAGCATTATTATTTCAGGTGGAACTGGTAGCGGAAAAACATCGTTCCTCAACACTTTAGGCTCGATGATTCCGCAGAGCGAACGCATCGTCAGCATTGAAGACGTGGCCGAGCTGCGCCTGAACCATCCTAACTGGTTACCCCTACAAGCTGTGCGGCAAGATGTACTGGGCGAAACGCGCTCGGTGACTCCGCGCGATTGTTTGGTGAATGCTCTGCGCATGCGACCTGATCGCATTATTGTGGGCGAGTGCCGTAAAGATGAAACTTTCGATATGTTGCAAGCGATGAACACTGGGCATGATGGCTCTATGACCACAGTTCATGGCAATACTCCGTCTGAGGCTCTGCTGCGCTTGGAAAGTCTGGTACAATTTTCTGGAATTGATTTGCCGATTCGTCATCTGCGAATGCAAATGTCGAAAGGAATTGATCTGGTCATTCAAATCCGACGACGTGCAGATGGAAAACGCGAAGTCAGTGAAATTATCGAGCTAACAGGAATGGAAGGCGAAGTGATTTCCAGATCGCCTATTTATGAAAGAAATAGAAACGGAGAACTGGCGTCTGTAGGTTATGTCCCGCGCAGTCTTGATAAAATCAACCGCGAAAAGACCCTACTGCCCGCTTCGCATTTTACGAAGCCTCCGACCTCTACAAATCCTACTGTAACGAAGAAGGCCTCTTAA